CTGGTGTCATCGTGGCATTCTATGGAATTGTGGCGATACATAACACAGTGACGGACAAATTTGGTATGCGCCCCTCTGACTGGAGGCGCTGAAGATGGCCCTGTAGCAAAAGTCGACTTTATTATGGGCAAAAGTTGACAGTCGACTTTGTTTATTGCAATCGCTGAATTAGCCCTTGAAGTTAAACCAAATTTAACTATAATTAAATAGGTTAAACTATGGCGAAGCAGCTGATTAGAATCGGTAACTCCCTAGGTCTTACCCTCCCGACGAATGAGGTGAAGCGCCTCAATCTAAAGCCAGGAGATAAGGTGGAAATCTACTCCGATGGGAAGTCTCTCAAGATTGTGCCGGCGATCAAGATCAAGCCGACAAAGCTTGCTGGTCTCTGGAAGGGGATCAAAATTACCGAGGAGGATATCAGCGAGGTGAGGCGTGAGATGTGGGGGGTGAGGTTTAAGTGAAGTCTCTCTTT
This genomic window from Deltaproteobacteria bacterium contains:
- a CDS encoding AbrB/MazE/SpoVT family DNA-binding domain-containing protein, coding for MAKQLIRIGNSLGLTLPTNEVKRLNLKPGDKVEIYSDGKSLKIVPAIKIKPTKLAGLWKGIKITEEDISEVRREMWGVRFK